One genomic segment of Coffea arabica cultivar ET-39 chromosome 6e, Coffea Arabica ET-39 HiFi, whole genome shotgun sequence includes these proteins:
- the LOC113697258 gene encoding transcription initiation factor IIB-2 isoform X2, translating to MLYCHLRLGLVATIKDRANEIYKKVEDQKSSRGRNQDAILAACLYIACRQEDKPRTVKEICSVANGATKKEIGRAKEYIVKQLELEMGQSVEMGAIHAGDFMRRFGSYLGMTNQAVKAAQEAVKKSEEFDIRRSPISIAAAVIYIVTQLSDNKKPLKDVSVATGVAEGTIRNSFKDLHPHLPKIIPSWYALEEDLKNLCSP from the exons ATGTTGTACTGTCATCTCAG GTTGGGCCTTGTTGCAACAATTAAG GATCGGGCTAATGAGATATACAAGAAGGTAGAAGATCAAAAGTCTAGTAGAGGGAGAAATCAGGATGCTATACTGGCTGCCTGCCTGTATATTGCTTGTAGACAAGAGGATAAGCCACGCACTGTAAAGG AAATTTGCTCTGTTGCCAATGGTGCAACAAAGAAGGAAATTGGCCGAGCAAAAGAATACATTGTGAAACAGCTGGAGCTTGAGATGGGTCAGTCTGTGGAAATGGGAGCAATACATGCTGGGGATTTCATG AGACGGTTTGGTTCTTATCTTGGGATGACAAATCAAGCAGTTAAGGCTGCCCAGGAAGCTGTAAAGAAATCAGAAGAATTTGACATAAG gAGGAGTCCCATATCTATTGCTGCTGCAGTTATATACATAGTCACGCAGCTTTCAGACAATAAGAAGCCCCTTAAAG ATGTTTCAGTTGCTACTGGAGTTGCAGAAGGCACAATCAGAAATTCTTTCAAAGATCTCCATCCCCATCTTCCAAAGATAATACCTAGTTGGTATGCCCTGGAAGAGGATCTTAAGAACCTCTGCAGCCCCTGA
- the LOC113695363 gene encoding zeatin O-xylosyltransferase-like, giving the protein MAKLEVPGAKAGYDEKTDVVVVMVPLPAQGHLNQLLHLSRLISSYNIPVHFVGSATHNRQAKDRVHGWDPLAISDIRFHEFPLPSFPTPPPDPKAPTKLPTQLVPAFFATLHLCEPVCELVTKLSSTARRVVVIHDSLMCYVVQDMPSIPNAESYCFQSVSAFALYSYVWEAMGKPVLADGEPVNDLLSTPASGFPEEFSEFFKVQQEARKCNWGNLYNSSRLIDGEYLNLLAEIKFGETENNWAIGPFNPLVITEDQKSKKSHKCLEWLDKQAPKSVIFVSFGSTTSLSDEEVEQIAIGLERSGQKFMWVLRDADTGDVSIGEGRKAQLPEGYEERVDGRGFILREWAPQLEILGHPSTGGFMSHCGWNSCVESISMGVPMAAWPMHSDQPRNAILVTKILKTGLMVGDLAHQDESFKAEVVEDAVKRLMNSTEGQEMRKRAEELSDALKQSVIKGSDNSTEMDTFIAHITR; this is encoded by the coding sequence ATGGCAAAACTTGAAGTGCCCGGGGCAAAAGCCGGCTATGACGAGAAAACAGATGTGGTGGTGGTTATGGTGCCCCTTCCAGCGCAAGGGCATCTCAACCAGCTCCTTCACCTCTCCCGCCTCATCTCATCCTACAACATACCCGTGCACTTTGTTGGCTCGGCCACTCACAACCGCCAGGCTAAAGATCGAGTGCATGGATGGGATCCTCTAGCCATTTCCGATATCCGTTTCCATGAATTCCCACTACCTTCTTTTCCAACGCCTCCACCTGACCCCAAAGCCCCTACAAAGCTGCCCACACAGCTCGTCCCGGCCTTTTTCGCGACGTTGCATCTCTGTGAGCCTGTTTGTGAACTTGTAACCAAACTCTCGAGCACAGCAAGAAGAGTTGTAGTAATTCATGACTCTCTCATGTGTTATGTTGTCCAGGATATGCCATCCATCCCGAATGCCGAATCTTACTGCTTTCAAAGTGTTTCGGCTTTTGCTCTCTACTCTTACGTCTGGGAAGCCATGGGAAAACCCGTCCTGGCCGATGGAGAACCAGTAAATGACCTTTTATCCACTCCCGCAAGCGGCTTCCCAGAAGAGTTTTCAGAGTTCTTCAAGGTGCAACAAGAAGCAAGAAAGTGTAACTGGGGAAACCTGTATAATTCATCCAGATTGATAGATGGTGAATATCTTAACCTTCTTGCGGAAATAAAGTTCGGTGAAACAGAAAACAATTGGGCAATCGGTCCATTTAATCCTCTGGTGATAACTGAGGACCAGAAATCTAAAAAATCCCATAAATGCTTGGAATGGCTGGACAAACAAGCTCCAAAATCAGTGATATTCGTTTCATTCGGTTCAACAACTTCGTTATCAGATGAAGAAGTGGAACAGATCGCGATTGGATTGGAAAGAAGTGGACAGAAATTCATGTGGGTCCTGAGAGATGCAGATACAGGAGATGTTTCTATTGGAGAAGGTAGGAAAGCTCAACTGCCAGAAGGGTATGAAGAGAGAGTTGATGGAAGAGGATTTATACTGAGAGAATGGGCACCGCAGTTGGAAATTCTTGGCCATCCGTCAACAGGTGGATTCATGAGCCATTGTGGATGGAATTCATGCGTTGAGAGCATTAGCATGGGGGTGCCTATGGCAGCCTGGCCTATGCATTCTGACCAGCCAAGAAATGCTATCCTGGTGACCAAGATTCTCAAAACAGGTCTAATGGTGGGGGATTTAGCCCATCAAGATGAATCTTTTAAAGCAGAAGTAGTTGAAGATGCTGTAAAAAGACTGATGAATTCGACTGAAGGACAAGAGATGAGGAAGAGGGCAGAAGAATTAAGTGATGCACTTAAGCAGTCAGTGATTAAGGGTAGTGATAATAGCACTGAGATGGATACTTTCATCGCTCACATTACTCGGTAG
- the LOC113694577 gene encoding zeatin O-glucosyltransferase-like, translating to MAKNGHSTAQNQIGRIQEEGTHEVTVVMVPLLLQGHLNQLLHLSRLISSYNIPVHYVGTATHTRQAKVRVQGWDPLAISNIHFHDFPVPSYETPPPDPNAPTKFPVQLIPMLKASIKLREPVYALLQQLSSITRRLVVIYDSVTPYVIQDVDLIPNAESYSFMSVSAFTAYAYSWGKKGKPRVFEPEILEALENLPSHASSLPQELQDFIKLQNESKPISSGDLYNTCRFIEGPYLDLLAKARTADSYKQWAVGPFNPVEINEQKNTGQRHYCLEWLDKQGPNSVIFVCFGSNTSVSDGEATQIAIGLEKSGQKFIWILKDGDQGDIFKGEVRRVQLPGGFEERTEGRGIIVRDWAPQLEILGHSSTGGFMSHCGWNSCMESISMGVPVAAWPMHTDQYRNAILLEKVLKIGLSVRDWSRQDELETSMAVENAVRRLMDSAEGEEMRQRAKELSKAVKDSVMEGGTSRLEMDSFIAHIRR from the coding sequence ATGGCCAAAAATGGTCATTCTACTGCACAAAACCAAATTGGTCGCATTCAAGAAGAAGGAACACATGAAGTAACTGTGGTTATGGTTCCCCTTCTTTTACAAGGTCATCTCAACCAGCTCCTCCATCTCTCCCGCCTCATCTCCTCCTACAATATACCCGTTCACTACGTTGGCACGGCCACTCACACCCGCCAGGCGAAGGTCCGAGTACAAGGTTGGGATCCTCTTGCCATTTCCAACATCCATTTCCACGATTTTCCTGTCCCTTCTTATGAAACTCCTCCTCCTGACCCAAACGCCCCGACAAAATTTCCCGTACAACTCATCCCAATGCTGAAAGCATCCATCAAACTCCGGGAGCCAGTTTACGCACTTCTGCAACAACTTTCTAGCATAACAAGAAGATTGGTGGTTATTTATGACTCTGTTACGCCATATGTCATCCAGGATGTTGATTTAATTCCCAATGCAGAGTCCTATAGCTTTATGAGCGTCTCAGCCTTCACCGCGTACGCATATTCTTGGGGCAAAAAAGGGAAACCTAGAGTATTCGAGCCTGAAATACTTGAAGCACTCGAAAATCTTCCATCACATGCAAGTTCTTTACCTCAAGAGTTGCAAGATTTCATAAAATTGCAAAATGAATCCAAGCCAATTAGCTCTGGCGATCTGTACAATACATGTAGATTTATAGAGGGTCCATACCTTGATCTTCTTGCAAAAGCCAGAACTGCCGATTCCTACAAGCAATGGGCTGTTGGTCCCTTCAATCCAGTTGAGATCAATGAGCAGAAAAACACGGGACAGAGACACTATTGCCTGGAGTGGCTTGACAAACAAGGCCCAAACTCGGTCATTTTTGTTTGCTTTGGTTCGAATACTTCAGTATCAGATGGGGAAGCCACGCAGATCGCGATTGGATTAGAGAAAAGCGGGCAAAAGTTCATATGGATATTGAAGGATGGAGATCAAGGAGATATCTTCAAGGGAGAAGTTAGGAGAGTTCAGTTGCCCGGGGGATTCGAAGAAAGAACTGAAGGAAGAGGAATAATTGTGAGGGATTGGGCACCCCAACTGGAGATTCTTGGACATTCATCAACAGGTGGATTCATGAGCCACTGCGGATGGAACTCGTGTATGGAGAGCATTAGCATGGGAGTACCGGTGGCAGCATGGCCTATGCATACTGACCAGTACAGAAACGCAATACTACTGGAAAAGGTGCTGAAAATTGGTCTGTCGGTAAGGGATTGGTCTCGGCAAGACGAACTTGAGACATCCATGGCTGTTGAAAATGCTGTGAGAAGATTGATGGATTCAGCTGAAGGAGAAGAGATGAGGCAAAGGGCAAAAGAATTGAGCAAAGCAGTAAAGGATTCTGTTATGGAAGGTGGTACTAGTCGCTTGGAGATGGATTCTTTCATTGCTCATATTCGTCGGTAG
- the LOC113697258 gene encoding transcription initiation factor IIB-2 isoform X1: MADAYCSDCKKSTEVVFDHSAGDMVCSECGLVLESHSIDETSEWRTFANESGDNDPVRVGGPSNPLLTDGGLSTVISKPNGSTSDFLTSSLGRWQNRGSNPDRSLILAFKTIATMSERLGLVATIKDRANEIYKKVEDQKSSRGRNQDAILAACLYIACRQEDKPRTVKEICSVANGATKKEIGRAKEYIVKQLELEMGQSVEMGAIHAGDFMRRFGSYLGMTNQAVKAAQEAVKKSEEFDIRRSPISIAAAVIYIVTQLSDNKKPLKDVSVATGVAEGTIRNSFKDLHPHLPKIIPSWYALEEDLKNLCSP; the protein is encoded by the exons ATGGCGGATGCGTATTGTTCGGACTGTAAGAAGAGTACGGAAGTGGTGTTCGACCATTCGGCCGGGGACATGGTTTGTTCGGAGTGCGGTTTGGTTTTAGAGTCCCACTCGATCGATGAGACTTCGGAGTGGAGAACTTTTGCGAATGAGTCAGGGGACAATGACCCGGTTCGAGTTGGCGGTCCCAGTAATCCGTTACTGACCGACGGCGGATTGTCCACCGTGATCTCCAAGCCCAATGGGTCTACCAGTGATTTCTTGACTTCTTCACTTGGGCGGTGGCAGAATCGCGGCTCCAACCCTGACCGCTCTCTCATATTGGCCTTCAAAACCATCGCCACCATGTCTgagag GTTGGGCCTTGTTGCAACAATTAAG GATCGGGCTAATGAGATATACAAGAAGGTAGAAGATCAAAAGTCTAGTAGAGGGAGAAATCAGGATGCTATACTGGCTGCCTGCCTGTATATTGCTTGTAGACAAGAGGATAAGCCACGCACTGTAAAGG AAATTTGCTCTGTTGCCAATGGTGCAACAAAGAAGGAAATTGGCCGAGCAAAAGAATACATTGTGAAACAGCTGGAGCTTGAGATGGGTCAGTCTGTGGAAATGGGAGCAATACATGCTGGGGATTTCATG AGACGGTTTGGTTCTTATCTTGGGATGACAAATCAAGCAGTTAAGGCTGCCCAGGAAGCTGTAAAGAAATCAGAAGAATTTGACATAAG gAGGAGTCCCATATCTATTGCTGCTGCAGTTATATACATAGTCACGCAGCTTTCAGACAATAAGAAGCCCCTTAAAG ATGTTTCAGTTGCTACTGGAGTTGCAGAAGGCACAATCAGAAATTCTTTCAAAGATCTCCATCCCCATCTTCCAAAGATAATACCTAGTTGGTATGCCCTGGAAGAGGATCTTAAGAACCTCTGCAGCCCCTGA